The region AGGATTTTTCATAGCGGGTGGTTGGCCCGGGAAAGATTTTTCCGTCATCGCTCCGGAAGATTCCAGAGCATCAGCCTCACGAAGTTGCAGGAGTGAGATCGACTTTAAAGTCGCGAGAGCCTCTTGAGGAAGATCACATGCCAGCCAGTACCCGGCCAGTTCAATCCGCAGCGCAAGATGCTGATCAGGTGCCGTCGCCAGCAGTTCGCTGAGTCTGCGGGTAACCTCTCTGAATTCTTGTGGATGGAAGGAAAAATCTCCCCAGCACAATTTCTGTTGCAAAAGTTCAATGGCCTTTTTCCGAGCCAATGGCCCCAGTTGGGAAGGCAAGTCTTCATCGGCCAGTTGCTGAAGAATCTCCCACCCTGTTTGAAAGTCACCTTGAGCGACAGCTCGCGACCATTGAGTGGCTCTGCTTTCTTTGGCAGTGAATACTAAGTCAGGTCGAGGTTCGACAGTCAATCCTTGCGGGCTGATCGACCACAGCTCCTGATCTTTAATGAAAAGCGCTGCGGCTGATTCCTCGTGGTTTTCTGCGGGAAAAACAGCACGAACTTCTCCTGTTGTGGCCGATATCAGAAGTTTCTGACCGTTCGTCAGTGGTGCCAGAAGCCATGCCTGTTGATCAGCTTCCTGCAGCAGGACAGGGCGACCGGAAAGCCACCAGCCGTCTGCTACCGGATGTGTGGCCAGCAGCGAGGAGCGATTCCACATCAGCTCTCCGTTATGGAGCCGATAAGCCCTGATTCCCTGCGATGTCACCACGATCACACACTGTTGATTCAGCGGCCCGGTTTTCGTCGTACCAGCCACGAGAACTCCATCGGGAACCGTCTTTGACCAGAGCTGCCGACCAGTCAGCGACCAGGCCGACAGTTGATTGGATTCTGGTGAAGTACCAATCAACACATTGTTCGAGATGAGCAGCCTGGCTTCGCGCCAACTTCGCCACCATTCATCTGGTAGATATCCCGGCGGAAGATCGGCCCGCTGAAATGGGCTGGTCGGAGTATGAATCGGCAGTGAAGCTCGCCAGTCGATCGATCGCGAAGCCAGATGAATCGAGATCACTTCGCCCACGCCGGTGGTGACAATGCAGTTCGTGCCATCCCAGACCATCGCGACAGCACTTCTTTGCAGCACGGGATGAACAGCCGGCGATTGGGAAAGTTGACCTAAACCCAGCGACCACTCCAACCGCCCATGCTCCCGATCCACCGCATACAACCCGAGATTCTGGTCTTTCTCCGTCAGAAAGAGGAGCTGATCGTCAATCAGCAGTGGAGGGCCCAAAAACATGGTCTCGCTGAACGGATAGGTCGAGCCACTGCTCTGGCTCCCCAGACGCCAGAGGACTTTCCCAGTCGTCATCTCCACTGCACTGAGCAGTCGATGAGCAGGGCGACCATCTGTGCGTGAAGGAATGCGGTCAATCAGATAGAGTCGATCATCATCCGGAGTCATCTGGGCATAGATCGTCTGCGAGTTTTCCAGCCCCACGATTGCTTGCCAGTCCTGGAGTGATAACGCTCCGCGTTCCCAGGTTTCATTCCGGATCAATGGTGCCGGCAGAGTCCAGACAATTTTTTCAGTCCGTCGATCTATTGCCACAAACTTGAGTGGATCGCGTGTGATCACCAGATCTTCCGTGATCAGGGGCTGCAAAATCGAAACTGTAGCGATCCCGCGGGATCGCAGATAATGCCGGACCTGAGCCGTTCGATTTTCCCATAAATGAGGCTGCTGAGAACCGTCGTCAATCACTCTCCTGCTCATGACCGCACGCTGGTCGGGAACTGTCTCGATGCGCGAGGGAACTATCTGCTCAGATTTTTGTACAGGCCAGATCTCGTCGCTGAGACGCTCTTTCAAGAGCCTTAGCCCATGGCCTCGACGTTCTCGCTGCCCTGATCGAGTTGCAAAACTCGGCTGTTCATTCAGCACTCCACTGGCTCGCATCAGTTGCGTTCGCCGGGCCACATTCTCGACCTTCAATAGTGGATGCTGTGACAAGTCAAAGTAAATCGAAGCTGCCAGCTCAGCCTGACCACGATCACGAGCCCTGGCAGCCAGTTCTTCCCATGCCTTGATCCCAGCGGCCGATAAGTCAAACTGCATACAGAATTGCAGCAGTCGTTCTCCCCGCGATTCATCCACAGGCAACTCGCGATAAGCCAGATCAGCCGCGAGTTGGAAATCTTTCAACAACTTCTGCTGTTGATACGGCAACAACTGATGGTACCACTCCCGCCGGAGGCGCCAGACGGCGTGAAAAGTCGAGCTGTTTTCGGAAATTGTCGTGACTGCTTTGGGATCGATGGCCAGTACCCGGTCGGCAATCACAATCGACAGCTCTCGATTTCCAGTGCGCAGAGCATTGGTCAGTTCTCGCAACTGACGTGTGGTGGCTGGTGAGATCTCCGGGCGAAGCTGCCGGGCCAGCGTCGCTTGAAGAGAACTTTCTGGTGCGGAGCTAACCGTCATATTGTCATTAGAAAGTTCGCCCGGCTGTACGGCGGGTTGGTTCTCTTGAGCCCATGATGTTGCGGGCGAGCAGCTCAAATTGAACAACAGCACCAAGCCCACCATCACAGACGGGAAAAACGCCGACAGAACGAACGCAGGTTCGAGGCGTTTGATGCCTGATTGCCGGGCAGTGATTGTCGAGAACATGCTCATTTCTGCACCTGAGCCTCACGTTTCTGACAGTCTTTACTCTCCACGACACAGCGATTGTTCGGCAATTACCAATTAAAAAATGACCTCAGAACAACTTCGTGCAGGTTATGTACCATGAAGTCGGAGAAATAGGATATGCGAGACATATCCCGACCCACGCGTGCCTCTTTTGAAACCGTCATCAGCGACTGTATGGGAGTGCATTCTGCGATGAGGCCGCACGTTGATTGCATGCCTAATACGTTCGAGCTCACCCTCATCCCGGCCTTCTCCCGTCGGAACGGGAGAAGGAGAAAAACCCTCGCCTGCGTCTGCGACGGGCGGCCTCTGAACAGCTCTCGACACCCGAACGATCGCCGGGAAGACGACTATGCAAAGTAATCGATCGCGTTCTGGAAGATCTGCTTGCCAGCTCCATCCCCTGCGAGATTCATGCGAGTCCAGTTCGGATGCTGAGTCGCGAAGAGAAATCGCTCGGGGTGCGGCATTAATCCCAGCACACGCCCAGTGGGATCACAGAGCCCAGCCAGATCCGCGATTGAACCATTCGGGTTGGCCTGTTCCATCAAAGCCGAAGTTCCCCGCCGGGTTTCGATCGCGCCACCAGCCTGAGCGGTGAGTACAGTCACCTGATCCGGGTTGTGGTACTTTCGCCAGGGAATGTAAGCCAGTGCCATTTGCTGACGCGATTCCCACTCAGTCAGCACTGCTGCATCCCGAACGGCAATCCGACCCTCGGCATGTGCCATCGGCAGGTCGATTTCATCTAGGCCGCGCAGGAAGATCGAATTTGTGGAGGTCACTTTGAGCCTCACCCAGCGGGCGGTATAGCGACCATTTTCATTCCAGGTGAGTGTTGCTTTGGCAGGCTGATTGACGAAATCTGGCTGATTCCAGCCTGCGTCACCATCGGGAAGTACGCCCGCTTTCAAAAGTGTTTGAAAGCCATTGCAGATTCCCAGTGCCAACTTGTCACCGGCCAGAAATTCTCCGATTTCTTCGCGGAGAGCGGTTTTGAGCTGGCTGGCAAAAATCACTCCCGAGCCAATGTCATCGCCATAACTGAATCCACCGGGAATGCAGAGGATCTGGTAATCCTTAAGTCGCCCCGGGTTTTCCAGAATTCGATTGAGGTGCAGCACTTCTGGCTCGCCACCGCAAATCTTAAACGCGTGGGCCGTTTCCTGATCGCAATTTGTTCCCGGGGCACGCAAGACACAAACGCGGGGTGATATCATGGCGTGGGTCATCCACCATCTGCAGGAATTTCAACGGAACCATTTGTCACCCACCACCGGGCAGGTCTTCTCACGAACAGTCTGGCTGAACACCAATTCAACTGCAATCGAAACCGCGGTCAAAGGCTTCCGCCACCAAGATTTCCCGCTCAGGCGTTGATTCCACGAGCTGTTGATCACAAATGGAACTCTCCAACCGTGCTCCTGAGGGGAATCGTGGTTCCATATGCAAAGCCGGAAACGACTCGCTCAATTTGAGCAACAGAGCTGCGATTGGCCAACAAATTCGACAGGAATCTGTCCATTGACGCATGCAAATGCCTGAAAATGATTGATCTTCTGGCACGTCCTCTCAGACGCTACGCTCACAGGTGGTTGAAGTTACTGGAGATTCCAACTAGAATCCGCCTGACAACTTGAAGCTCACTGAGATTGTGCGAACTCACTGCAAATTAACAGGTTAATGACACGCAAGACCTTGATCGAATGAATCTCTGCAGTTGAATCGAGGATTTCAAAAACACGGCTTGGCATTCTCGATTTCTCTGTACTATTGACCTCGGAATGGATCAATTCACGGTCTTCAGAATGGATGGAAATGGACGGCTTATTCGCAGTTCTGATCTATACCGGAGTGCTGGTCGGGTTCGTGATCACGAATCTGATTCTGACTCATATAATCGGGCCGTCCAAAAAGACGGCCGTTAAGCAGATGCCTTACGAATCGGGCATGGATC is a window of Planctopirus limnophila DSM 3776 DNA encoding:
- a CDS encoding outer membrane protein assembly factor BamB family protein, encoding MFSTITARQSGIKRLEPAFVLSAFFPSVMVGLVLLFNLSCSPATSWAQENQPAVQPGELSNDNMTVSSAPESSLQATLARQLRPEISPATTRQLRELTNALRTGNRELSIVIADRVLAIDPKAVTTISENSSTFHAVWRLRREWYHQLLPYQQQKLLKDFQLAADLAYRELPVDESRGERLLQFCMQFDLSAAGIKAWEELAARARDRGQAELAASIYFDLSQHPLLKVENVARRTQLMRASGVLNEQPSFATRSGQRERRGHGLRLLKERLSDEIWPVQKSEQIVPSRIETVPDQRAVMSRRVIDDGSQQPHLWENRTAQVRHYLRSRGIATVSILQPLITEDLVITRDPLKFVAIDRRTEKIVWTLPAPLIRNETWERGALSLQDWQAIVGLENSQTIYAQMTPDDDRLYLIDRIPSRTDGRPAHRLLSAVEMTTGKVLWRLGSQSSGSTYPFSETMFLGPPLLIDDQLLFLTEKDQNLGLYAVDREHGRLEWSLGLGQLSQSPAVHPVLQRSAVAMVWDGTNCIVTTGVGEVISIHLASRSIDWRASLPIHTPTSPFQRADLPPGYLPDEWWRSWREARLLISNNVLIGTSPESNQLSAWSLTGRQLWSKTVPDGVLVAGTTKTGPLNQQCVIVVTSQGIRAYRLHNGELMWNRSSLLATHPVADGWWLSGRPVLLQEADQQAWLLAPLTNGQKLLISATTGEVRAVFPAENHEESAAALFIKDQELWSISPQGLTVEPRPDLVFTAKESRATQWSRAVAQGDFQTGWEILQQLADEDLPSQLGPLARKKAIELLQQKLCWGDFSFHPQEFREVTRRLSELLATAPDQHLALRIELAGYWLACDLPQEALATLKSISLLQLREADALESSGAMTEKSFPGQPPAMKNPWGPVISGNGPVLSGDRPVLSGDRPVQGIIDGDGRRGFIDERGQKSLLSSALQVRPSHRALAVAMRAYHQTTRDREANSIRGEPIDWPGWTHTFADWCQCDSFDAADFWVGTALGSYLQNHRLTSDNFLAEAQALADVDHLRRELAALAMIERLQVTPAISAKLAEAPLTSVWNQLVEDWRKRGLLEDANAAEMLKHRSLARLATKSSREHDLTLPRKVEPVLGVPQVTREGFVLPSIRERNEEVYQFPIPATSWPGLVADRLDISLARPGTAIRFAGEHVESPWIFGLKQQEEDEIPLLRQAWTLHQATGVGRLLILQVGAEVMAIQPLNATGEPQPRKLWSYELASESRHPLDQWVPAAQARRHLADPISFGVADPYGNLIGQAKLITPELTAWIRGAVLEVIDTATGLPRWSRDDIPALSLLAGDSDTIVLIDVAREWIYRLDALDGTVLEKQAMPGRFPAQATPKRRQLSSPTIVGEVPRGWWIEGRYLFEERVEALQQPIPEQPIPEGAMAQSLPAIRYQLICHDLVTGENVWVHAASQICYAFPLDAWTMGLIRRTDLSGGGELLLLDQQTGMAMAPAIAISLPEKVSRIVATFDKDRFYVGASNGSQMRLEAPSLQLRNGYRQPYLAGEMTAIDRKTGRVMWRVEVDQEPWPLDVSRAYPVIVRCWTTPETAGSRGAVGHQRIHWATTGEMAAADDALFLNGYVTIEAGEGDELILRREFYSTRILPPGTK
- a CDS encoding phosphoribosylformylglycinamidine synthase subunit PurQ → MISPRVCVLRAPGTNCDQETAHAFKICGGEPEVLHLNRILENPGRLKDYQILCIPGGFSYGDDIGSGVIFASQLKTALREEIGEFLAGDKLALGICNGFQTLLKAGVLPDGDAGWNQPDFVNQPAKATLTWNENGRYTARWVRLKVTSTNSIFLRGLDEIDLPMAHAEGRIAVRDAAVLTEWESRQQMALAYIPWRKYHNPDQVTVLTAQAGGAIETRRGTSALMEQANPNGSIADLAGLCDPTGRVLGLMPHPERFLFATQHPNWTRMNLAGDGAGKQIFQNAIDYFA